A genomic stretch from Thermodesulfobacteriota bacterium includes:
- a CDS encoding type II toxin-antitoxin system MqsA family antitoxin gives MNPIIKLGENKMGQCPLCGGNKEKGLTTFTVDLGFGLLIVRGVPANICSQCGEKWIPSDVAERLEKIAEDVRKKKPELEIVSFEEAA, from the coding sequence TTGAATCCGATTATAAAACTAGGAGAAAATAAGATGGGGCAGTGCCCGCTTTGTGGAGGGAATAAGGAAAAAGGACTTACTACCTTTACTGTAGACTTAGGATTTGGCCTCCTAATTGTGAGAGGTGTACCCGCCAATATTTGCTCTCAATGCGGAGAAAAGTGGATTCCCTCAGATGTAGCTGAAAGGCTAGAAAAGATTGCTGAGGATGTGAGAAAGAAAAAACCTGAGCTCGAAATTGTGAGTTTTGAAGAAGCCGCCTAA
- a CDS encoding type II toxin-antitoxin system VapC family toxin encodes MKYLLDAWAVLAWLQEESGHLRVDALIRKARNKEVNLILGIVNFGEVFYTYAKTRGIEEAKRAEQLLRLLPINIVAPVEEKLVMSAAHLKALYPVSYADAFAAALTEKEKAILVTGDTDFKKVEKRIKIEWLR; translated from the coding sequence ATGAAATACTTGCTCGACGCATGGGCGGTACTCGCATGGCTCCAAGAAGAAAGCGGTCATCTTAGAGTTGATGCTTTGATTCGCAAAGCACGAAACAAAGAAGTCAACCTGATCCTGGGCATAGTTAACTTTGGAGAGGTTTTCTATACTTACGCAAAGACGAGGGGTATTGAAGAGGCAAAAAGAGCTGAGCAATTGTTGAGGCTTCTTCCCATAAATATAGTCGCACCCGTGGAAGAAAAGCTAGTCATGAGTGCTGCACACCTTAAAGCACTTTACCCTGTATCCTATGCCGATGCCTTTGCCGCTGCACTGACCGAGAAGGAAAAAGCAATTCTTGTTACCGGTGACACCGATTTCAAGAAGGTCGAGAAAAGGATAAAAATTGAATGGTTAAGGTGA
- a CDS encoding AbrB/MazE/SpoVT family DNA-binding domain-containing protein: MIVKVSSKGQVVIPNEIREKMKIKAGVFLEFRQIDDKRLEVTVIKDPVEELHGILKGTNALQELEEEHRKEIEEDEILARRMGGTRMAPRRKRSS; encoded by the coding sequence ATGATAGTAAAGGTTTCGTCAAAGGGGCAAGTTGTAATTCCAAATGAGATAAGAGAAAAAATGAAAATCAAAGCGGGCGTCTTTCTTGAATTTAGGCAGATAGACGATAAACGCCTTGAGGTGACGGTTATCAAAGACCCCGTCGAGGAATTGCATGGGATTCTCAAGGGCACAAACGCCCTACAAGAGTTGGAAGAGGAACATAGAAAGGAGATAGAAGAGGATGAAATACTTGCTCGACGCATGGGCGGTACTCGCATGGCTCCAAGAAGAAAGCGGTCATCTTAG
- the amrS gene encoding AmmeMemoRadiSam system radical SAM enzyme produces the protein MEVKKELKTLARPSLAEILDEHSQEGELYQRLEDNKVLCYACGHRCLIRDGLRGICKVRYNKNGKLFVPKGYVAALQCDPTEKKPFFHVLPGSSTLTFGMLGCDYHCAYCQNWLTSQALRDSSAGIDPMAVTAGQMVRIAKRYGASMVGSSYNEPLITAEWAADVFRLAREQGFKTAFISNGNATPEVLKYLRPITDCYKVDLKSMQDKNYRKLGGLLGTVLETIPRLVEMGFWVEIVTLIVPGFNDSDEELKSAAKFLEDISPDIPWHVTAFHKDYKMTDPDNTSPETLIRAAEIGYEAGLKFVYAGNLPGYVRNYENTYCPNCHKLLVERYGYKILDYCITKDGKCPNCSYAIPGIWW, from the coding sequence ATGGAAGTAAAGAAAGAACTAAAGACGCTGGCAAGGCCATCTCTTGCCGAAATATTGGATGAGCACTCTCAAGAGGGCGAGCTTTATCAAAGATTAGAAGATAACAAGGTTCTCTGCTACGCCTGCGGCCACAGGTGCTTGATACGAGACGGCTTAAGGGGAATATGCAAAGTAAGATACAACAAGAATGGAAAACTATTTGTCCCAAAAGGGTACGTGGCCGCACTACAGTGCGACCCTACGGAGAAGAAACCATTCTTCCACGTCCTTCCCGGTTCATCAACGCTAACCTTTGGTATGCTTGGCTGTGATTATCACTGTGCCTATTGTCAGAACTGGCTTACCTCCCAGGCCCTTCGGGACTCTTCGGCGGGAATAGACCCGATGGCTGTTACGGCAGGGCAGATGGTTCGTATTGCTAAAAGATATGGAGCGAGTATGGTCGGAAGCTCCTACAACGAACCGCTTATTACTGCGGAATGGGCTGCGGATGTTTTTAGACTGGCGAGAGAGCAGGGATTTAAAACCGCCTTTATCTCAAACGGAAATGCAACCCCGGAGGTTCTAAAATATCTAAGACCGATTACAGATTGCTACAAAGTGGACCTAAAATCCATGCAGGATAAAAACTATAGAAAGCTGGGCGGGCTTCTTGGCACTGTTCTTGAAACCATTCCCCGGCTGGTGGAGATGGGATTCTGGGTGGAGATTGTTACGTTGATTGTACCCGGATTCAACGACTCGGATGAAGAATTGAAATCCGCAGCAAAATTCCTCGAAGATATATCACCGGATATTCCCTGGCATGTCACCGCGTTTCATAAGGATTACAAGATGACCGACCCGGATAATACATCGCCTGAGACCTTAATCCGCGCCGCAGAAATCGGTTATGAAGCAGGGCTGAAATTTGTTTACGCAGGAAACCTTCCCGGATACGTAAGAAACTACGAGAACACCTACTGCCCAAACTGTCATAAACTGTTAGTTGAGAGATACGGATATAAGATTTTGGATTATTGTATTACTAAAGATGGGAAATGCCCCAATTGTTCCTACGCTATTCCCGGGATTTGGTGGTGA